A single region of the Acanthopagrus latus isolate v.2019 chromosome 11, fAcaLat1.1, whole genome shotgun sequence genome encodes:
- the rasl11b gene encoding ras-like protein family member 11B produces the protein MRLIHNMTTIAEYPAPEYSVPNRAIKMAVIGGSGVGKTALVVRFLTRRFIGDYERNAGNLYSREVQVDGEQVTIQVQDTPGVEMTDNGISLPDHVTCSIQWADAVVLVYSVTDRRSFDLIDQLHQQVVRAGGANMPPVILLANKADLLHLRQVDSQQGPLLAGTLGCSFYEVSASEDYSQVHMAFHRLCCQLAKQPPPPTSNNSTASAATEKRRSPLIPRPKSPNMQDLKRRFKQALSAKVRTVTSV, from the exons ATGCGTCTCATCCACAACATGACGACCATTGCGGAGTATCCTGCACCTGAATACTCGGTCCCCAACCGGGCCATTAAAATGGCTGTGATAGGAGGCAGCGGAGTTGgcaaaacag CGCTCGTGGTGAGATTCTTAACGAGGCGCTTCATCGGAGACTACGAGAGAAATGCTG GTAATCTGTACTCCAGAGAAGTCCAGGTGGATGGAGAACAAGTGACCATCCAGGTTCAAGACACTCCTGGTGTGGAG ATGACGGATAATGGCATCAGCCTACCCGATCATGTGACCTGCTCCATCCAGTGGGCGGACGCCGTGGTGCTGGTGTACTCTGTGACAGACCGCCGCAGCTTCGATCTGATCGACCAGCTGCACCAGCAGGTCGTCCGTGCTGGCGGCGCCAATATGCCCCCCGTGATCCTTCTGGCGAACAAGGCGGACCTGCTGCACCTGAGGCAGGTCGACTCCCAGCAGGGTCCTCTGCTGGCGGGGACGCTGGGCTGCTCTTTCTACGAAGTATCAGCCAGCGAGGACTACAGCCAGGTGCACATGGCTTTCCACCGGCTGTGTTGCCAGCTCGCCAAGCAGccacctcctcccacctccaACAACTCCACTGCCAGTGCTGCCACGGAGAAGAGGCGCTCGCCCCTCATCCCCAGGCCAAAATCGCCCAACATGCAAGACCTGAAGCGGCGCTTCAAGCAAGCACTGTCGGCCAAAGTCAGGACTGTCACCTCTGTGTGA